The following are encoded in a window of bacterium SCSIO 12643 genomic DNA:
- a CDS encoding stage II sporulation protein M, whose amino-acid sequence MEFIKPNTIRLIWLFPWLNFLLLSTEEMKETSFISQNKDKWSEGEKLFKKETSNPEEISEMFVEVSEDLSYSRTFYPHRGVRIYLNRFAQALFFKIDIRKVTLKGIKKFWKEEIPYSMHQSRKDMRLALFIFFIGALIGTTSNLYDPEFVRGILGDHYVNMTLENIDKGDPVAVYKSHGATDMFFYITLNNLMVAYRTFVMGIMFSVGSVLILFYNAVMVGSFQTFFFQHGVGFESMLAIWLHGTLEISSIILAGGAGLTLGRGLLFPDTYTRFEAFQMSAQRGIKVMIGITPVFILAGFIESFATRFTDAPTIIRLIIILGSLFFILGYYVWLPWQKSKKGFSKDLGLYRIPPTDTEKIELLKIKEMSEMLSSAIKLIKEMGSFPLKMSLGAALAFSFYFIYDHSDGNLLDIINGSGIITNIYRYFTYYQLNLGFLINTVLFFLVFGSVILAAKRYLKPEKKFSTRQWGVLLVLVVLWNFIFLLPESVSWWVSMLLTPFVFLMMVGAFYWEEQKLNVNQIISVGWIQYYKSIALLVVMSILAFVMMMILYSPFIWTYFEVIQMNIDMEAETAVQLIAFIITFVLSFVYFFIYQMILVGMVMAFYSNLEVKFAWELKSRISKIKTKKFAYGLEREVD is encoded by the coding sequence TTGGAGTTTATAAAGCCCAATACTATTCGTTTGATTTGGTTGTTTCCTTGGTTGAATTTTTTACTTTTATCGACTGAAGAGATGAAAGAAACCAGTTTCATTAGCCAGAATAAGGATAAATGGTCTGAAGGAGAAAAACTTTTTAAAAAAGAAACTTCTAACCCTGAGGAAATTTCGGAGATGTTTGTTGAGGTATCCGAAGACTTATCCTATAGCCGAACTTTTTACCCCCATCGCGGTGTACGTATTTATTTGAATCGGTTTGCACAGGCATTGTTTTTCAAAATAGATATTAGGAAAGTGACGCTGAAGGGGATTAAAAAATTTTGGAAGGAAGAAATACCTTATTCAATGCATCAGTCACGAAAAGATATGCGTCTGGCGTTATTTATCTTTTTTATAGGTGCGTTGATCGGGACCACATCCAATCTATATGATCCTGAATTTGTAAGAGGTATCCTCGGGGATCACTATGTGAATATGACGCTGGAAAACATAGATAAAGGTGATCCGGTAGCGGTGTATAAAAGTCATGGAGCTACAGATATGTTTTTCTATATCACGTTGAATAATCTGATGGTCGCATACCGAACATTCGTCATGGGGATTATGTTTTCAGTAGGATCTGTGCTTATTCTATTTTATAATGCTGTGATGGTAGGCTCATTCCAGACATTCTTTTTTCAACATGGAGTGGGTTTTGAAAGTATGTTGGCCATTTGGTTGCACGGAACTCTCGAAATATCATCAATAATCCTCGCGGGTGGAGCTGGATTAACCCTGGGGAGAGGGCTGCTGTTTCCAGACACATATACCCGATTTGAAGCTTTTCAAATGTCTGCCCAGCGCGGAATCAAAGTCATGATTGGAATTACTCCTGTATTTATTCTTGCAGGGTTTATTGAAAGTTTTGCGACAAGATTTACGGATGCTCCAACAATTATTCGATTGATCATTATTTTGGGCTCTTTGTTTTTCATTTTAGGCTATTACGTTTGGCTACCCTGGCAAAAGAGTAAGAAGGGGTTTTCAAAAGATTTGGGTCTTTATAGAATTCCACCTACCGATACCGAAAAGATTGAGCTTTTAAAAATCAAGGAAATGTCGGAAATGCTTTCTTCTGCGATTAAGTTGATCAAAGAAATGGGAAGTTTTCCATTGAAGATGTCACTAGGTGCAGCGTTAGCTTTTTCCTTTTATTTTATTTATGATCATAGTGATGGTAACCTTTTGGATATTATTAATGGCAGCGGAATCATTACCAATATTTATCGATACTTTACCTACTATCAATTGAATCTGGGATTCTTAATCAATACGGTTTTATTCTTTTTGGTTTTTGGAAGTGTAATTCTGGCTGCGAAGAGGTATTTAAAACCAGAGAAAAAGTTTAGTACGCGTCAATGGGGAGTTTTATTGGTGTTGGTGGTGTTATGGAACTTTATTTTCTTACTTCCTGAATCTGTTTCCTGGTGGGTGTCAATGTTGCTGACACCATTTGTTTTTTTAATGATGGTGGGCGCTTTCTATTGGGAAGAACAAAAGTTAAACGTAAATCAAATTATTTCTGTAGGATGGATTCAATATTATAAAAGCATCGCGCTGTTGGTTGTGATGTCCATTCTGGCTTTTGTCATGATGATGATTTTGTATTCGCCATTTATCTGGACCTATTTTGAAGTGATTCAAATGAATATAGATATGGAGGCGGAAACAGCAGTACAATTGATCGCTTTCATTATTACGTTCGTTTTATCGTTTGTATACTTCTTCATTTATCAAATGATTCTGGTGGGAATGGTGATGGCTTTCTATTCTAATTTGGAAGTCAAGTTTGCATGGGAGTTAAAATCAAGAATATCTAAAATAAAAACCAAAAAGTTTGCTTATGGATTGGAGCGTGAG
- a CDS encoding ribulose-phosphate 3-epimerase has translation MANQKKIAPSLLSADFSRLQEDITLVEEGGADVLHVDVMDGHFVPNITFGPFIVKAIKKCASIPLDVHLMIENPERYIEDFAKAGSDYITVHVEACTHIHRVLQQIKATGAKVGVSLNPGTPLSSIEEVLGDVDLILIMSVNPGFGGQSFIQGALDKIRRLRQMLSERGLDHVEIEIDGGVKLDNIAEVAEAGVDIFVSGSGIYKAEDPKDMIAQMKKVIA, from the coding sequence ATGGCAAATCAAAAAAAAATAGCACCATCTTTATTATCAGCGGATTTTAGTAGGTTGCAAGAAGATATCACTTTGGTAGAAGAAGGTGGCGCAGATGTACTGCATGTGGATGTGATGGATGGCCATTTTGTTCCAAATATCACTTTTGGACCTTTTATCGTAAAGGCAATTAAAAAATGTGCGTCAATTCCATTGGATGTACATTTGATGATTGAGAATCCGGAACGTTATATTGAAGATTTCGCTAAAGCAGGCTCTGACTATATTACTGTTCATGTAGAAGCATGTACGCATATTCATAGAGTATTGCAACAAATCAAAGCTACAGGTGCAAAAGTAGGAGTGTCGTTAAATCCGGGGACGCCATTAAGTAGTATTGAAGAGGTATTGGGAGATGTAGATTTGATTTTGATTATGTCGGTAAACCCTGGATTTGGAGGACAATCATTTATCCAGGGAGCATTGGATAAGATTAGACGTTTACGCCAAATGTTGAGTGAAAGAGGTTTGGATCATGTGGAGATTGAAATTGATGGAGGTGTCAAATTGGATAATATTGCTGAAGTAGCAGAAGCCGGAGTGGATATCTTTGTGTCAGGATCAGGAATATATAAAGCTGAAGACCCAAAGGATATGATTGCTCAGATGAAGAAGGTGATTGCTTAA
- a CDS encoding RDD family protein — protein MKQITSKTASLVSINFQVATLGQRAGAFLIDFLILGGGILLLLLLFNFLGLAGDWLIYLIFLIILFYSLLFEIFTRGSTPGKKAIGLQVLKFTGAPPSVLDYVIRWVFRIIDLYGSLFMVATTFSISSAYGQRLGDVMAGTTVIKFDKKETVSLNDLLEMKTKENYSPKYPQVEKLNDKDMLLVKSTIFRAQRNVNQAHKTALWEMVDKLKFELDINEKVKDPLLFLKDLLRDYVILTR, from the coding sequence TTGAAACAAATCACATCCAAAACAGCTTCATTGGTCTCCATCAATTTTCAGGTGGCGACACTTGGACAAAGAGCCGGAGCATTTTTGATTGATTTTCTCATCTTAGGAGGTGGAATCTTGCTACTACTTCTTCTTTTTAACTTTTTGGGTCTTGCAGGTGATTGGCTCATTTATTTGATTTTTTTGATCATATTGTTCTACTCTCTACTCTTTGAAATCTTTACGCGTGGTAGCACACCTGGAAAAAAAGCTATTGGACTTCAGGTGCTAAAATTCACCGGGGCTCCTCCCTCTGTATTGGATTATGTGATTCGTTGGGTTTTTCGAATTATAGATTTATATGGATCACTTTTTATGGTGGCTACTACATTTTCCATTTCATCTGCGTATGGTCAAAGATTAGGTGATGTCATGGCTGGAACCACAGTGATTAAATTTGATAAAAAGGAGACCGTATCCCTGAATGATCTTTTGGAAATGAAAACAAAAGAGAATTACTCTCCTAAATATCCGCAGGTAGAGAAATTAAACGACAAGGACATGTTATTGGTAAAATCAACGATTTTTAGAGCACAGCGCAATGTTAACCAGGCTCACAAGACTGCCTTATGGGAAATGGTGGATAAACTAAAATTCGAATTAGATATCAACGAAAAAGTCAAAGATCCTTTACTGTTTTTAAAGGACCTTCTACGTGATTATGTTATTCTTACCCGATAA
- a CDS encoding carboxypeptidase-like regulatory domain-containing protein: MRIIFARKFSVLLILFLVCLGGVQAQYVKIRGVVSDSLTGEPLPFVNVVFKGKNIGTTTDIDGKYILESEWGSDHIVFSSLGYKLKEVKLSKSTNQEINVQLVSVSQELKAFEVKSKKQRYKNKENPAVILIRNVLEHRDENRGKTFDYFEYEKYVKRQYDLNNFTDKLFNARGMEGFQVLRDYVDTSDLNGKPFLPILIQEKISNVYQRNHGKDIKEVVSATKLSGFDNGNISSGVDQFMSKIGGDVDVYESKILLFDKSFTSPISMIGPTIYRYYITDSTVIDSVMYKKLAFMPRNHTMIAFTGHMWVGDSTMNYAVKSIELNLDKRMNINFVDDMRITQDFKYSKGVGWHKVKDIMIVDFQLVGKTTGVYSTKTTSYSNFKVNYERPDEFYKSLNTLTYDVEEEQLPDEYWDEHRHEELTKGEAGVYELADTIQNIRQFKTFNIIVRLLGSAYLGVKKVDIGPMTSLVSYNTVEGIRVRAGFRTNLKFSKKWRLSGWGAYGFEDKRFKYRGEVEYFFSKNPFRRLSVSYVNNTFQPGFALKSIPPDHYMLSFRRTPATNMFYVQNLGVKYTHEWFNGLQNTFEVNLRDISATRFNTLVHAVTGEIQDVVVDNSFSIGTRFSLNERFLQGEYMRKPIKTTAPVFKMKYTYSSPSFGSDYEYHKLFLRIEKRFMPGILGFTDIEIEGTKIWGKVPYPLLIIHRGNETISYEKNSFNMMNFMEFASDQSLGIFMEHHFNGLLFGFVPLVKHSKMRVVVSGKMLAGSVSEKNKNIEDPELILKPERLGGLAGKPYVEGSVGIENIFNIFRIDMVQRFTYLDAPNIGYLFGVKGLGPRIAFKLKF; the protein is encoded by the coding sequence TTGAGAATAATTTTTGCTAGAAAATTCAGTGTTCTTTTGATCCTCTTCCTGGTTTGTTTAGGTGGAGTACAAGCGCAATACGTCAAAATTCGAGGAGTGGTAAGTGATTCTTTAACCGGAGAACCTCTACCGTTTGTCAATGTAGTTTTTAAGGGGAAAAATATTGGCACAACAACCGACATTGATGGTAAATATATACTAGAATCTGAATGGGGATCCGATCATATTGTGTTCTCTAGCCTAGGTTATAAGCTAAAAGAAGTTAAATTATCGAAGAGCACAAATCAGGAAATCAATGTGCAATTGGTTTCTGTGTCTCAAGAACTAAAGGCTTTTGAAGTAAAGTCTAAAAAGCAACGGTATAAGAATAAGGAAAACCCTGCGGTGATATTGATTCGTAATGTTTTAGAGCATAGAGATGAAAATAGAGGGAAGACTTTTGACTATTTTGAATACGAGAAGTACGTGAAACGTCAATATGATCTAAATAATTTCACTGATAAATTATTTAACGCAAGAGGAATGGAAGGGTTTCAAGTCCTTCGCGATTATGTGGATACTTCAGACTTAAATGGAAAACCGTTTTTACCTATTTTGATTCAGGAAAAAATTTCCAATGTATATCAAAGAAATCATGGCAAGGATATCAAAGAAGTGGTTTCCGCGACAAAACTATCAGGATTTGATAATGGAAATATTAGTTCGGGTGTAGATCAGTTTATGAGTAAGATTGGAGGGGATGTGGATGTATACGAAAGTAAAATTCTACTTTTTGATAAATCTTTTACTTCGCCAATCTCAATGATTGGACCTACTATTTATCGCTATTATATCACAGATTCCACAGTTATAGATAGTGTGATGTATAAGAAACTGGCATTTATGCCAAGAAATCATACGATGATAGCATTCACAGGGCATATGTGGGTAGGTGATTCCACCATGAATTATGCGGTAAAAAGTATAGAGTTAAATCTGGATAAGCGTATGAATATCAATTTTGTGGATGACATGCGTATTACTCAGGATTTCAAGTATAGCAAGGGTGTAGGATGGCATAAAGTCAAAGATATTATGATTGTAGATTTTCAATTGGTAGGAAAAACTACGGGAGTGTATAGTACGAAGACCACAAGTTATTCGAATTTTAAGGTGAATTATGAAAGACCTGATGAGTTTTACAAAAGCCTGAATACGCTTACATATGATGTGGAAGAGGAGCAATTACCGGATGAATATTGGGATGAGCACAGACATGAAGAATTGACAAAAGGGGAAGCCGGAGTTTATGAATTGGCAGATACCATTCAAAACATTCGTCAGTTTAAGACATTTAATATCATCGTCCGATTGTTGGGATCAGCATATTTAGGGGTAAAGAAAGTGGATATTGGGCCAATGACCAGTTTGGTAAGTTACAATACTGTGGAGGGAATTCGTGTTCGTGCAGGTTTTAGAACAAACTTGAAGTTTAGCAAGAAATGGCGTCTGTCCGGATGGGGGGCATATGGATTTGAAGATAAGAGATTCAAATATCGTGGAGAGGTCGAATATTTCTTTAGTAAGAATCCATTTAGGCGATTATCGGTGAGTTATGTCAATAATACGTTCCAACCGGGGTTTGCTTTAAAGAGTATTCCTCCCGATCATTATATGTTATCATTTAGAAGGACTCCGGCTACCAATATGTTTTATGTTCAGAACTTAGGCGTAAAGTATACCCATGAATGGTTTAATGGGTTGCAAAATACATTTGAAGTGAATCTTAGAGATATCAGTGCGACCCGATTCAATACATTGGTTCACGCAGTAACAGGAGAGATTCAGGATGTGGTCGTTGATAATTCGTTTTCTATTGGAACACGTTTTTCGTTAAACGAAAGATTTCTTCAAGGAGAGTATATGCGTAAGCCAATTAAAACAACGGCTCCGGTATTCAAAATGAAATATACTTATTCGAGCCCATCATTTGGAAGTGACTATGAATATCACAAATTGTTTTTGAGAATCGAAAAAAGATTTATGCCGGGTATTCTAGGTTTTACAGATATTGAAATAGAAGGAACTAAAATCTGGGGTAAGGTACCATACCCATTATTAATTATTCATCGAGGTAATGAGACCATCTCCTATGAAAAGAATTCATTCAATATGATGAATTTTATGGAGTTTGCGAGTGATCAGAGTTTAGGCATTTTTATGGAGCATCATTTTAATGGTCTACTTTTTGGTTTTGTGCCATTAGTGAAACATAGTAAAATGAGAGTCGTAGTTTCTGGGAAAATGTTAGCTGGAAGTGTTTCTGAAAAAAATAAGAATATTGAAGATCCTGAGTTAATTTTGAAGCCTGAAAGATTAGGCGGGCTAGCTGGTAAACCATATGTAGAAGGAAGTGTGGGGATTGAAAATATATTCAACATTTTTAGGATTGATATGGTACAGCGTTTTACGTATCTGGATGCTCCAAATATTGGATATTTATTTGGTGTAAAAGGGTTAGGTCCAAGGATTGCATTTAAATTGAAGTTTTAA
- the lptB gene encoding LPS export ABC transporter ATP-binding protein: MKLFADNIVKKYKSRTVVKGVSVEVSQGEIVGLLGPNGAGKTTSFYMMVGLIKPNGGKVFLDSKEITKMPMYQRAQLGIGYLPQEASVFRKLSIEDNIMSILEMTKLSKAEQKAKLEELIEEFSLGHVRKNRGDLLSGGERRRCEIARALAVDPKFILLDEPFAGVDPIAVEDIQAIVHKLKYRNIGILITDHNVQETLSITDRAYLLFEGSILKAGTAEELAADEQVRRVYLGQNFELRRKKFDANKKLD, translated from the coding sequence ATGAAGTTGTTTGCAGATAATATAGTTAAGAAATATAAAAGCCGAACTGTAGTGAAGGGTGTTTCTGTTGAAGTATCTCAAGGAGAAATTGTAGGGCTTTTAGGACCGAATGGGGCAGGAAAAACGACTTCATTTTATATGATGGTGGGTTTGATTAAACCCAATGGTGGTAAGGTATTTTTAGATTCGAAAGAAATCACCAAAATGCCAATGTATCAACGTGCGCAATTGGGAATTGGTTATTTGCCACAGGAAGCTTCAGTTTTTAGAAAACTAAGTATAGAGGACAATATCATGTCTATTTTGGAGATGACCAAGTTGTCGAAGGCGGAACAAAAAGCTAAGTTGGAAGAGCTTATCGAAGAGTTTAGTTTAGGTCATGTGCGGAAAAATCGAGGAGACTTATTATCTGGTGGGGAGCGTAGAAGATGTGAGATTGCAAGAGCGTTGGCCGTTGATCCAAAATTCATATTGTTGGATGAACCGTTTGCAGGAGTTGATCCAATTGCTGTAGAAGATATCCAGGCTATCGTACATAAATTGAAATATAGAAATATTGGAATCCTGATCACGGATCATAATGTTCAGGAAACGCTGTCTATTACCGATAGAGCCTACCTGTTGTTTGAAGGAAGTATTCTAAAAGCAGGTACTGCTGAGGAGCTTGCTGCTGATGAACAGGTGAGACGTGTTTATTTAGGACAGAACTTCGAATTAAGAAGAAAGAAATTTGACGCAAATAAAAAATTAGATTAA